The following is a genomic window from Tursiops truncatus isolate mTurTru1 chromosome 7, mTurTru1.mat.Y, whole genome shotgun sequence.
CGGGTATCCAGGGCGCGCCGAGGACCGGGCCTGGCGGCCGGGCGGCGGGCGGCCGGGCGCCGCCATCTTGCCGTACGGCGGGAGCCGCGGGGCTGGCTCCCACGTCCCGCAGCCGTGTCGCCGCGCGCCCTCCCCTCGGGGCGGTCCCGCCCGGGGCTCGGCGCGGCGAGACGAGGGCCGGAGCCAGGCGGCGGCGCGGCGGCCCGAGGCCCGAGATGGTGATCTGCTGCGCGGCCGCGAACTGCTCCAACCGGCAGGGCAAGGGGGAAAAGCGCGCCGTCTCCTTCCACAGGTAACCGggccccgcccgccgccgccggcccGCCGCCCGCGCGGCCCGCGGGCCAcgcccccgcccggcccggctcggcccggcccggcccggccgcgCGGGGAGACTGAGGCCGCGCGGCCCTGTCGGACGCGGGGTCGCTCAGGGCGCGGGCCCCGGGCCGGTCCCGCGAGTGAGTCAGCGCggcgctgtgtgaccttggcccgGCCGGCGTCTCTGGGCCGGGCGCCTCGGGCCACCGCGGCTGGCGGCTTCCATCCGCGGCCACCCGACCCCCGCCACCCTCGGCCGCCGGTGCGCTCCCCATGCCCACTCGGAGGCCGCCCGGCGCCCACGCCGCGGCCTCGGCAGCCTCTCCACCACCCCGTGGCCACCCTGCGCCCCATGGGTTCGGGTTGGCGCCGCCAGCCTCCAGAAACGGTGTGTTCTGGAAACATGCTTCTTTCGGTCGGTTGTTGTCTTGCGTTTGCTGtgacttttctgcttttttcGTCACGGGGCAGCCCGTCTTGATCTCTGCGATCAAGGATGTGGCCGAGCAAATGCGCCTCGTGGATTAACACGCGCTCCAGACGCTGTGTCCTAGAAGGGGCCTCGCGGTTGGCCTCGGGGAAGGTAGCCCTGCCGCGCGGAGGTGAGTCCCGGGAGGTCCCTGACAGCATCCAGCGTGGGGCCGGCCCAGCCCGCTCCTCGCCGGGGCTTAGCTGCGAGTCGTGGAGGGCTCTGTTCCGTGGGCGCCCTCTGAAACCGGCCCGAGGCAGGACAGGGGCTGGCCTTCTCTCTGGCCTGGCCTGCTTCGTGAAGGCTCTGGAATTCAGCTTCTTACGGCGAGTCCTTTTCTACGAGCTCCACGCTGGAGGTACCAGAACAGTGAGCAGAAGGAACTTCACCTTAGAAATCTCCTCCGgatacttttctgttttccttttgataTTGCACGATGGTGTTCAAGTTTTGCAAACCTGGAGGACATTTGTCCTGTAGTCTTACTGGAAGTTCATGGTGGGTTGCGCTAAGTCTTAGGTCGTTGCAACCTATCAGGATAGTAACAGCAGGTCGTTTCAGCGGTCAGCCAGCATGCTTACTTGAGTTTCCTTCAGAGCCCTTAGttttgtgactgtatttgaaaacGGAGGCAAAGCATTGCAGAGGAGGCTGCTCTTGGCATTCATAATGGCCGAGGACGTGggaactggggggtggggggagcttcgGGTAATGGGCTCCCAAAGCAGTGAGGAAATTTAGAGGATCATGCTGCTTGGAGCTTCATGAGGAGTTGGTGTCCCCATGGTCCTGGTCCCCAGCAGCGTCAGGTGGGTTAGGTGACCTCAGGTGCAGCAGAACAGCCCTCTGGAATGGCCGCTCTACTCGCACCCTCGTATGTGTAGTTTCACCAGAGTTTTCTAAGTAGACATCTTgactgaatgagaaaaaaatgatcattaaGTGTCTTTTTCAGTGTTTGCCAGGGACTGGTTGCTTTTCAAAGGGAGCCGCAGAGCCACGGCTGTTGAGTCTCGCCTGCTCTGCAAGCTAGTTTCGCATCCTCAGCTCCTTGAGCCGCAGCTGGGGCacgggggcgggggtgtgtgtgtctgggacGCTCTCCTGGCCTCTTGCTGCCATCTCTGCTGTCTGACGCTTGGCCTGACTTCTAAATGGGGAGGGGCAACCATCTTCCTTTGGGCACCCCAAGTCTTGCATCCCAGGCACACCAGGAGGGTTGGCCAGCTATGAGCTTCTAGGAACTATTTCCAGGGTTTCCTGCAGCCTTTGCCGCTGTCCATCTGGTGCTGTCTCTCCAAGGATTCTGTATCCCTGCAGGGCATTTACCACAGCCTGGGAGGAGGTATCCACCTTCACTCTTTATCCACCCTATGGACTGTAAGCTTCTTAAGGGCAGGCAGTGCCGTCTTTCATCTTTCTATTTCAGTAATAAGTTGCAAGTGGAAGGTATTTCTTAGCTCTTTGTTAAGTTTTTAAATGGGTAAAGTCAACACGGGTTGGGGTGTTTGCAAATACACTTGTTCTGCTTTTATAGTTGATAGTAGTAGGGGGaggcatttaattatttttttctaatttgtcatTTGTCCTGCAGATTCCCCCTGAAGGACTCAAAACGTCTGATCCAGTGGTTGAAGGCTGTTCAGAGGGATAACTGGACGCCCACTAAGTATTCTTTCCTCTGTAGTGAACATTTCACCAAAGATAGCTTCTCCAAGAGACTGGAGGACCAGCACCGCCTGCTCAAGCCCACGGCCGTGCCGTCCATCTTCCACCTGGCTGAGAAGAAAAGGGGGGCCGGAGGCCATGGCCGCCCCCGGAGAAAGGACACCAGGAAGGCCTCGGGGGGTCTGAGGGCACATGCAAGTGACATTGCCGACGGGAAGGCAGCTGCAGGGTCGTCGTCGTCGTGCTCGAGTGAAAGCCTAATGGCCAAGCCCGAGTCCCGCAAGCTGAAGCGGGGCGCATCACAGGGCAGACCCGCAGCCAGGGCTACCCGGGAGGCCGCCGGTCTGCAGCGGGCCCGACAGCCTCCGGAAGGACACGGAGATGACGGTCCGGCCTCCGCCACCGCGTCCGGCGGCCAGGGAGAAGCCAACACTTGTGCTGTGGATGCCGGCGACGAGAACGCCACCTCCCCGGACGGGGGCCTGGTGGACAGGAGCGGCATTTCCGTGGATGACTTTACCCCCCCGGGGTCGGGGGCCTGCAAGTTCATTGGCTCGCTTCATTCCTACAGTTTCTCCTCCAAGCATGCCCGCGAGAGGCCGGCCGTCCCCCGGGAGCCCGTGGACCGCAAGAGGCCGAAGAGAGACGCCGAGCCCGGCTGCAGCGGGAGCAGCCCGGGGCCCGATAAGGGGCCGGCGCAGAGCCCGCCACGCGCGCCCCCCACGGCGAGCTCATCGCTCACAGCCACGCCGCAGAAGCCCGCGCAGGGCCCCTCGGCGCCTCCGACCGACGTGACCCCGAAGCCGGCGGCCGAGGCCGTGCAGAGCGAGCACAGCGACGCCAGCCCCATGTCCATCAACGAGGTCATCCTGTCGGCGTCAGGAGCCTGCAAGCTTATCGACTCGCTGCACTCCTACTGCTTCTCCTCCCGCCAGAGCAAGAGCCAGGTGTGCTGCCTGCAGGAGCAGGTGGAGAAGAAGAACGGCGAGCTGAGGGCCCTGCGCCAGAGGGTCAGCCGCTCGGACAGCCAGGTGCGCGAGCTGCGGGAGAAGCTGGACCGGCTGCGGCGGCTGAGCCTCCCCCACCTGAGCAGCCTGCTGGCCCCCGGCCGCGGTCAGTACCCGGGCCTGGCGCCCGCGCGGCTGGGGTTCGCGAGCGCGGGGCCTGCGCCGTGCGGTGCCTCCCGAGAAGGGGAGCCAGGCTGGCGAGCTCGCCTCACCGGCTGGGCTCCGGGGTGCCTGGGAGGTGGCTATAGCTGGGAGCTTTAGCCGgtgaggaaggaggggtgggagacCCAGAACCACGGTGGTGGGGCCCGGACGGCTGGTCCTCCACCCCACTGGGGTCCCTTCCTGCCGCAGACCTCACGCAGACAGTAGTTGCTAACGAGTTAGGGTCGAAACGTAAGCTTAGACAGACGCGGTGAGCCATTAGAAAGATCGTAGGAGACTCTTAAAATCATGAGGAGGTTCTTTCCAGTTGGGTTGTGATGAATATCCTGACGTTAAGCATTTTGAACgttaataataactttttaaaacttttaaacacCTATTCGAGTAGAGTATATTCTCTCGTaagaacactgcagaaatacgtcAGCTAAGAAGTGGTGAAAATTCCCCTTTCCCACTCACCTCCCCACTTTTATTCCTGGTTGCCATTAAAATTTagtgtgtagggcttccctggtggcgcggtggttgggagtccgcctgccgatggaggggatgagggtttgtgccccggtctgggaggatcccacatgccgcagagcggctgggcccgtgagccatggccgctgagcctgcgcgtctggagcctgtgctccgcagcgggagaggccacaacactgagaggcccgcgtactgcagaaaaaaaaaaaaaaaattagtgtgtattcttagacttttttttaatgttttatgaaaaatatatttatttggctgcatcgggtcttagttgcggcacatgggatctttggttgtggcatgtgggcttcttagttgcagcatgccaaCTTTTATTTCTTACAGAATCAGTTTTGAGGTTAGTATCTTTTGCCTGTTATGTGTATAAAGGTGGAAACCATTTTCCTACCACATCGTGCATTTAGTCTGAATCAGCGTTTGTCTTCCAGGTTGCAATTACCACCGCAGGTGAGAAAAGGCTCCAGTGTGTGACAGGCTGTTCAGGGCCTACTAGACCCCCAGGTCAACAACCATCAgcacaaccaaaaacaaaagcaaaacccaaagccATCCTGATGTACTGGTCAGAGTTACACACTACATTCTCCTGTTATTTTAAAGTGGTTTTTGTAGTTTCTCGTACCTGATATTCTTGGTACCTTTTTCTGCTCCTCTTGGTCAGACGCCCCAAAGTTTGTCACTATTGCAGGTCTTTCCAAACAGCCTGCATTGATTAGGTCTCCGTTGTtgtttctgcttccttcttcctgacttctttttgctttcttgagTTTTATAGCTGTTCTGGCTCCTGGAGGGAAGTGCATAACGTCTTTGGGGACAGTTTATGTTTCCCGGTACCTGCAGTTGAGGCTGGATCCCTCCTTCTGTCCCTTTGGCTCCCCGCCACAGACCCGCCTCCTGTCGCTCTCCTTGCCCTTAGTTTCTAAAGAGTTTGTAATTTCAGTCTTGATTCCCTCTTTAACTTGAGTTGTTTAGGAGGGTGTTGTGGTTTTCAAGTGGatgggttgggggaagggagttaattttttgtgttaTTGTTAAGGTTCAGTGACTTAAAGATGCTTGCTTTATAGAATCTTCTGAGGTTTCATTGTGGCTCAGAATGCTCTTTGTTTGTGACTGTTTCCTTACAGCTTGAGAAGAAGGTGTCCTGTCCATCGATTGGTTACATTGTTCTGTCTGGCTGAGGCTGGATCTAGCTTATTTTACTGGTCAACTGATCTGTTTCCTAACTTATTGTATCCACTgatctgctgatttttttttttaatttatttatttttggctgcgttgggtcttagttgcagcatgtgggatctttcgttgcagtgcgaggggttctctctagttgtggagtgtgggctccagagggcctgggctcactagttgcagcacacgggcttagttgcccatcagcatgtgggatcttagttccctgaccagggattgaacccacgtcccctgcattgtaaggcagattcttaaccactggaccaccagggaagtccctgatctgtTGATTTTTAAGAGGTGAGGTAGGTCTGTCACTGTGATTCCTGAGGTGCTATTGCTTCTTGAATGTCTGTTCAGTTTAACTGTATTTACAGACCATGTTATTAGATACGTGAGTATGCCTCCATGTTACCAAACAGAAAGGCCTATTTTGTCCCatttaaagttttacttctttgtctCCTTATTTTCAACCTTTTTATATCCCTTTATTTTGTAGCTATATTTTAGCTCAATCTGAGAGCCTTATATAAAGTAATTTAATCCGTTTACAACTGGGATTATAGATAAATTGAAACTTGGGCCtgactctttattttattttttaatttgttaggCTTTCtcgttgtttctttttctattctgatGGGTGTCTGTCAGCCTTCATCCTGTCTTCCTGTAAATGCTTGAGTTGAGGGGCTCCTGTGCCCCTTCCCAGCCCcgtccctccccccatccctcccccctgcGGGTCGTCTCTGATCTGAGCTCCAAATCCTCATCTCCCCAGTAGATGCACGTACACGTGGTATTGGTTACTTTATTCACCATGATTTATCGTTACCAATTTTTCCCTCTTTTGGATAAATAGTTAATGATTTGGGGGGAACTCATATGACAGAGAAACTTTGAGAGGAATCGAGTTTGAGATGCCTCATAGGTGCTGATGCCAGAGAGCCAGCACCCAGCCTCTTGAGGTTGCATGTGTGTGCCTGCAGAGGGGGGAGAAAAAGGTATTGTAGAAAGGGGGGTGCTTTGCTGGGCTGCCGCAGCTCTGATCAGAATGGAGAAAGGATGGCTGACTCGGCCACATGGGGTCACTGGTGACCACAGTCTCCTTGGAGTGGTGGGAATGGAGCTGGGTGTAGAGCCAGTGAAGGGAGGGGCCGGTGAGGGTGGCTGGGGACCAGGCACTTTAAGAGGTCGGCTGTGGGGACAGTGGGCAGTAGCCAGAAGGGAACACGGCTCCACGGGAAAGTTGTGTGTGTCAGATGCGGACGAGGGAGCAGGTgtctgctggggcccaggtggaCAGGGAGAGCCGTGAGGACAGACAGGAGCGCACTGGGCCCTGAGGAGGGGGCGGAGGTGGGTGCTGCCCCTCTGCTCCTGGGCtccctg
Proteins encoded in this region:
- the THAP4 gene encoding peroxynitrite isomerase THAP4 isoform X3 encodes the protein MPARGAPAHPRRREPRAAPRQVPGIQGAPRTGPGGRAAGGRAPPSCRTAGAAGLAPTSRSRVAARPPLGAVPPGARRGETRAGARRRRGGPRPEMVICCAAANCSNRQGKGEKRAVSFHRFPLKDSKRLIQWLKAVQRDNWTPTKYSFLCSEHFTKDSFSKRLEDQHRLLKPTAVPSIFHLAEKKRGAGGHGRPRRKDTRKASGGLRAHASDIADGKAAAGSSSSCSSESLMAKPESRKLKRGASQGRPAARATREAAGLQRARQPPEGHGDDGPASATASGGQGEANTCAVDAGDENATSPDGGLVDRSGISVDDFTPPGSGACKFIGSLHSYSFSSKHARERPAVPREPVDRKRPKRDAEPGCSGSSPGPDKGPAQSPPRAPPTASSSLTATPQKPAQGPSAPPTDVTPKPAAEAVQSEHSDASPMSINEVILSASGACKLIDSLHSYCFSSRQSKSQVCCLQEQVEKKNGELRALRQRVSRSDSQVRELREKLDRLRRLSLPHLSSLLAPGRGCNYHRRGPQNEPCAGAAVLDAGHMAVRPAGSWDLPDPAALPVPGGGAHLARGPAHAELLVQRLPSGHPQAHAQGVWLHPPGARHQQGGLRQRPEHRHRGGGGGRGERAGAVHRVPLHCQDLLRQGAPRGADYPKIQAEFRRQT
- the THAP4 gene encoding peroxynitrite isomerase THAP4 isoform X1 codes for the protein MPARGAPAHPRRREPRAAPRQVPGIQGAPRTGPGGRAAGGRAPPSCRTAGAAGLAPTSRSRVAARPPLGAVPPGARRGETRAGARRRRGGPRPEMVICCAAANCSNRQGKGEKRAVSFHRFPLKDSKRLIQWLKAVQRDNWTPTKYSFLCSEHFTKDSFSKRLEDQHRLLKPTAVPSIFHLAEKKRGAGGHGRPRRKDTRKASGGLRAHASDIADGKAAAGSSSSCSSESLMAKPESRKLKRGASQGRPAARATREAAGLQRARQPPEGHGDDGPASATASGGQGEANTCAVDAGDENATSPDGGLVDRSGISVDDFTPPGSGACKFIGSLHSYSFSSKHARERPAVPREPVDRKRPKRDAEPGCSGSSPGPDKGPAQSPPRAPPTASSSLTATPQKPAQGPSAPPTDVTPKPAAEAVQSEHSDASPMSINEVILSASGACKLIDSLHSYCFSSRQSKSQVCCLQEQVEKKNGELRALRQRVSRSDSQVRELREKLDRLRRLSLPHLSSLLAPGRGCNYHRRGPQNEPCAGAAVLDAGHMAVRPAGSWDLPDPAALPVPGGGAHLARGPAHAELLVQRLPSGHPQAHAQGVWLHPPGARHQQGGLRQRPEHRHRGGGGGRGERAGAVHRVPLHCQDLLRQGAPRGADFGTQKQSRRARERPPLGQHTVKWAVSSWRGPQPLRHRGGGTGDARPREKPDYPKIQAEFRRQT
- the THAP4 gene encoding peroxynitrite isomerase THAP4 isoform X2 — encoded protein: MPARGAPAHPRRREPRAAPRQVPGIQGAPRTGPGGRAAGGRAPPSCRTAGAAGLAPTSRSRVAARPPLGAVPPGARRGETRAGARRRRGGPRPEMVICCAAANCSNRQGKGEKRAVSFHRFPLKDSKRLIQWLKAVQRDNWTPTKYSFLCSEHFTKDSFSKRLEDQHRLLKPTAVPSIFHLAEKKRGAGGHGRPRRKDTRKASGGLRAHASDIADGKAAAGSSSSCSSESLMAKPESRKLKRGASQGRPAARATREAAGLQRARQPPEGHGDDGPASATASGGQGEANTCAVDAGDENATSPDGGLVDRSGISVDDFTPPGSGACKFIGSLHSYSFSSKHARERPAVPREPVDRKRPKRDAEPGCSGSSPGPDKGPAQSPPRAPPTASSSLTATPQKPAQGPSAPPTDVTPKPAAEAVQSEHSDASPMSINEVILSASGACKLIDSLHSYCFSSRQSKSQVCCLQEQVEKKNGELRALRQRVSRSDSQVRELREKLDRLRRLSLPHLSSLLAPGREAPRMNPVLEPLSWMLGTWLSDPPGAGTFPTLQPFQYLEEVHISHVGQPMLNFSFNAFHPDTHKPMHRECGFIRLEPDTNKVAFVSAQNTGIVEVEEGEVNGQELCIASHSIARTSFAKEPHVEQITRKFRLNSEGKLEQTVSMATTTQPMTQHLHVTYKKVTP
- the THAP4 gene encoding peroxynitrite isomerase THAP4 isoform X7, translating into MPARGAPAHPRRREPRAAPRQVPGIQGAPRTGPGGRAAGGRAPPSCRTAGAAGLAPTSRSRVAARPPLGAVPPGARRGETRAGARRRRGGPRPEMVICCAAANCSNRQGKGEKRAVSFHRFPLKDSKRLIQWLKAVQRDNWTPTKYSFLCSEHFTKDSFSKRLEDQHRLLKPTAVPSIFHLAEKKRGAGGHGRPRRKDTRKASGGLRAHASDIADGKAAAGSSSSCSSESLMAKPESRKLKRGASQGRPAARATREAAGLQRARQPPEGHGDDGPASATASGGQGEANTCAVDAGDENATSPDGGLVDRSGISVDDFTPPGSGACKFIGSLHSYSFSSKHARERPAVPREPVDRKRPKRDAEPGCSGSSPGPDKGPAQSPPRAPPTASSSLTATPQKPAQGPSAPPTDVTPKPAAEAVQSEHSDASPMSINEVILSASGACKLIDSLHSYCFSSRQSKSQVCCLQEQVEKKNGELRALRQRVSRSDSQVRELREKLDRLRRLSLPHLSSLLAPGRGCNYHRRGPQNEPCAGAAVLDAGHMAVRPAGSWDLPDPAALPVPGGGAHLARGPAHAELLVQRLPSGHPQAHAQGVWLHPPGARHQQGGLRQRPEHRLPENSG
- the THAP4 gene encoding peroxynitrite isomerase THAP4 isoform X4, whose translation is MPARGAPAHPRRREPRAAPRQVPGIQGAPRTGPGGRAAGGRAPPSCRTAGAAGLAPTSRSRVAARPPLGAVPPGARRGETRAGARRRRGGPRPEMVICCAAANCSNRQGKGEKRAVSFHRFPLKDSKRLIQWLKAVQRDNWTPTKYSFLCSEHFTKDSFSKRLEDQHRLLKPTAVPSIFHLAEKKRGAGGHGRPRRKDTRKASGGLRAHASDIADGKAAAGSSSSCSSESLMAKPESRKLKRGASQGRPAARATREAAGLQRARQPPEGHGDDGPASATASGGQGEANTCAVDAGDENATSPDGGLVDRSGISVDDFTPPGSGACKFIGSLHSYSFSSKHARERPAVPREPVDRKRPKRDAEPGCSGSSPGPDKGPAQSPPRAPPTASSSLTATPQKPAQGPSAPPTDVTPKPAAEAVQSEHSDASPMSINEVILSASGACKLIDSLHSYCFSSRQSKSQVCCLQEQVEKKNGELRALRQRVSRSDSQVRELREKLDRLRRLSLPHLSSLLAPGRGCNYHRRGPQNEPCAGAAVLDAGHMAVRPAGSWDLPDPAALPVPGGGAHLARGPAHAELLVQRLPSGHPQAHAQGVWLHPPGARHQQGGLRQRPEHRHRGGGGGRGERAGAVHRVPLHCQDLLRQGAPRGADITGTRNH
- the THAP4 gene encoding peroxynitrite isomerase THAP4 isoform X6, which codes for MPARGAPAHPRRREPRAAPRQVPGIQGAPRTGPGGRAAGGRAPPSCRTAGAAGLAPTSRSRVAARPPLGAVPPGARRGETRAGARRRRGGPRPEMVICCAAANCSNRQGKGEKRAVSFHRFPLKDSKRLIQWLKAVQRDNWTPTKYSFLCSEHFTKDSFSKRLEDQHRLLKPTAVPSIFHLAEKKRGAGGHGRPRRKDTRKASGGLRAHASDIADGKAAAGSSSSCSSESLMAKPESRKLKRGASQGRPAARATREAAGLQRARQPPEGHGDDGPASATASGGQGEANTCAVDAGDENATSPDGGLVDRSGISVDDFTPPGSGACKFIGSLHSYSFSSKHARERPAVPREPVDRKRPKRDAEPGCSGSSPGPDKGPAQSPPRAPPTASSSLTATPQKPAQGPSAPPTDVTPKPAAEAVQSEHSDASPMSINEVILSASGACKLIDSLHSYCFSSRQSKSQVCCLQEQVEKKNGELRALRQRVSRSDSQVRELREKLDRLRRLSLPHLSSLLAPGREAPRMNPVLEPLSWMLGTWLSDPPGAGTFPTLQPFQYLEEVHISHVGQPMLNFSFNAFHPDTHKPMHRECGFIRLEPDTNKVAFVSAQNTDYPKIQAEFRRQT
- the THAP4 gene encoding peroxynitrite isomerase THAP4 isoform X5 encodes the protein MPARGAPAHPRRREPRAAPRQVPGIQGAPRTGPGGRAAGGRAPPSCRTAGAAGLAPTSRSRVAARPPLGAVPPGARRGETRAGARRRRGGPRPEMVICCAAANCSNRQGKGEKRAVSFHRFPLKDSKRLIQWLKAVQRDNWTPTKYSFLCSEHFTKDSFSKRLEDQHRLLKPTAVPSIFHLAEKKRGAGGHGRPRRKDTRKASGGLRAHASDIADGKAAAGSSSSCSSESLMAKPESRKLKRGASQGRPAARATREAAGLQRARQPPEGHGDDGPASATASGGQGEANTCAVDAGDENATSPDGGLVDRSGISVDDFTPPGSGACKFIGSLHSYSFSSKHARERPAVPREPVDRKRPKRDAEPGCSGSSPGPDKGPAQSPPRAPPTASSSLTATPQKPAQGPSAPPTDVTPKPAAEAVQSEHSDASPMSINEVILSASGACKLIDSLHSYCFSSRQSKSQVCCLQEQVEKKNGELRALRQRVSRSDSQVRELREKLDRLRRLSLPHLSSLLAPGREAPRMNPVLEPLSWMLGTWLSDPPGAGTFPTLQPFQYLEEVHISHVGQPMLNFSFNAFHPDTHKPMHRECGFIRLEPDTNKVAFVSAQNTGIVEVEEGEVNGQELCIASHSIARTSFAKEPHVEQT